A section of the Minwuia thermotolerans genome encodes:
- a CDS encoding efflux RND transporter periplasmic adaptor subunit — protein sequence MSAIQFKESFMERTRTSGILLMLAAVLLLLAACDDGANQSSAAPAPPPPPEVGIVELQPRRVTLSMELPGRTAAYRIAEVRPQVTGILQERLFKQGAQVNTGDVLYQIDPNRYRAAYQRAEAELESAQAELRQAQRVWARDSKLFEKNAVSERQRDEALSALDGARANVSRSEAMVETARIELEYTEVKAPITGRTGPTLYTVGALVTANQAQPLARVVQLDPIYVDIQLPVEKLRRIRDALKGGRLAKAGPDQAEVVLLREDGAVYPHRGRVDVTDVTVNQSTSSVTVRGVFPNPDEDLLPGMYVRVQLSEEVREDAILAPQQGVSRNPQGEATALLVNAEGEVVKRQLETARAIGGFWLVEKGLEPGDRLIVSGLQKIRPGAKVKPVTADIPLHPTSNRQTGGTDSSTTGSSKEEDPVR from the coding sequence ATGTCGGCGATCCAATTCAAGGAGTCTTTTATGGAGCGAACTCGTACATCTGGCATCCTGCTGATGTTAGCGGCGGTCTTGCTGCTATTGGCCGCATGCGATGATGGTGCCAATCAGTCGAGCGCCGCACCGGCTCCACCGCCGCCGCCGGAAGTGGGGATTGTTGAGTTGCAGCCCCGGCGCGTGACCCTGTCGATGGAATTGCCGGGGCGGACGGCGGCTTACCGCATCGCCGAAGTGAGACCGCAGGTAACGGGCATTTTGCAGGAACGGCTCTTCAAGCAGGGTGCCCAGGTGAATACGGGCGACGTCCTCTACCAAATCGATCCCAACCGTTACCGCGCCGCGTACCAAAGGGCTGAAGCCGAACTGGAAAGCGCGCAGGCCGAGTTGCGTCAGGCGCAGCGGGTATGGGCGCGCGACTCGAAGCTGTTTGAGAAGAATGCGGTAAGCGAGCGTCAGCGCGACGAGGCGCTGTCGGCGTTGGATGGTGCGCGTGCGAATGTTTCACGCTCCGAGGCCATGGTGGAAACTGCGCGTATCGAGCTGGAGTATACCGAGGTCAAGGCTCCCATCACCGGACGCACGGGCCCGACACTGTATACGGTCGGCGCACTGGTGACCGCCAATCAAGCCCAACCGCTGGCGCGCGTGGTGCAGCTCGACCCGATCTATGTCGATATCCAACTGCCGGTCGAAAAGCTAAGACGCATACGCGATGCGCTGAAGGGTGGGCGTTTGGCCAAGGCCGGTCCCGATCAGGCCGAGGTCGTTTTGTTGCGCGAAGACGGCGCCGTGTACCCTCACCGGGGACGCGTCGACGTAACGGATGTGACTGTCAACCAAAGCACAAGCTCCGTCACCGTCAGGGGCGTGTTTCCCAATCCGGATGAAGACCTCTTGCCCGGGATGTATGTACGCGTCCAGCTGAGCGAGGAGGTTCGCGAGGACGCGATCCTGGCGCCTCAGCAAGGCGTAAGCCGCAACCCGCAGGGAGAGGCCACGGCGCTGCTGGTGAACGCCGAGGGCGAGGTCGTGAAGCGCCAGCTTGAGACAGCACGGGCGATCGGCGGTTTCTGGCTGGTGGAAAAGGGCCTGGAGCCGGGTGATCGTCTGATCGTCTCCGGCCTGCAAAAGATTCGCCCCGGTGCCAAGGTCAAGCCGGTCACGGCGGATATTCCATTGCACCCCACCAGCAACCGGCAAACCGGCGGCACGGACAGTTCGACTACGGGCTCCTCCAAAGAAGAGGACCCCGTGCGATGA